In the Uranotaenia lowii strain MFRU-FL chromosome 1, ASM2978415v1, whole genome shotgun sequence genome, tgaaagttgATTCtgagatataaaattttgaatttgactgaatctgaaatctggataaaaattgTGGATTGTCATCGGAATAATGAACTATGTTCTCTTCTAGAAAACAcatataaacataaatttatttttcacgtaaacatATAGATTAATAAACACATTATTCTTGATTGCTTTAACTTACTATTTTGGGAAAATCTTGTTAGTCATGTTTATCTCTTTTTTCACTCCAACAGTACAGAAAGGTAGGCTTATACTGATATCCGGGACAGAATTTTGGCACCAGTCTTATGTTTTACTTATATTAGAGAGAAAATAACCTACTTCAACCGTTCCTCTACAGCTCCGAATGTTTGAAGATTCGCTTCTCGATTTCCTCCTGGTACTTCTCGACTTTACGCGTCTGCTTCTTGATGTTTTCCTCCATCGCCTTGTGCGTATCGGCCTTGTCTCCatgtttggcatttttgtgCTTCTCCAAACTCAACGCGTGTTCCGCGTGCATGTGCCGCAGCTTGAGCAAACGGCTTTCGTAGTGCAGCAGCTCCACCTTCAACGAGGCCAGCTCATCGGCGGAAAAATTCGACGCCAGAGCAACCCGCCACAAGCCCTGCACTTTTGGTTCCACGAAGTCCTGGCTGTTCGGTCCCTTAGCTGCAATCCGTTCCAGTCGATCGAAATTGTCTCGAATGTCACGATGCTTTTCCCGCAACTGATTCGACTTATGCAAGTAAGCGTTCTGCTTGTTGATGCCACGTTGCTGAGCCTGAATATCGTTACTCTCTTCCCCGTCCTCATCTTCTGCATTCCCAATTTCATTGAACTTGTCGTGCTCGTCTTCGTTGACAGCATTTTCGTGCACATTCTCTCCCTTGCCATCGTCTTCGCCGAGCTGCTCCAACAAGTTGTAATAtacgtcgattttctcctgatGGTGTTCGAACTCTTCCTTCAGGGCGTCCATTTCTTCCTTGGTGAAGCCGGACGACTCAGCCTTTTCCCACAAGCGGTTGAGTTTCTTGTCTTTGAACAGGCTCTTATTCTTGTAGCTGCCACTGTCCACCTTGCCCGAGTATGCCTTGTGGTGTTTGACCTTTTCCGGGTCCAGCGTATCGTCAAAGTGTTCCAACAGATCGTATGTGCTCATGATGCCGATCAGCTTCTTGCGCAGATCAGCCTCCTTCAGGCCTTCCTTATCTTTGTGCTGCGAGTTAAGCTGCTTCCAAGCGATTTCCTCCTTGTCCTGAATTTTTAGCTCCGTGTACAGTGACTTTAGCTTCGGCTCGGTCAGACgctgttaaaaatttatcagttGAATTTTATAACAAAGGCTTTATAATAAGTAAGATTTAAATAATCAACTTTAATTATCTGTTTGTACTGGGCTTAATCAGATACGGATTTGGAGTCCCCAAGGTAAGTTTAATTAATCTTTTATTAAATGATCAGGCCATAACTCATGCTTTAATTTATGGATAAATTTATATCTGAGATGTTTATTAtgcttataaaataaaattattatcctCATCCTGGgtaaacagatttgataaatttatctgattttcttgaatttgtttaaCTACAGGGTTTAAGTATTTCCAATATATGTTTATATTTGTGGGAATTTTGCGGATTTTACTTAATTCATGCTTGTTTTTCTTATAGGAAGTACATAATGAGTAAATCATCCGAAGAGAAAAAATAACCATGCACAACTCTACTAAATGATATCAATTAATTCAGTTAAAAATTCTCGTCCTACAGATGAGGTTGTGCTGATTGGAACCTGATAAGTTATCTGCTTTCCTCAATtaagccggaacaaatttgccggaatattttttaatcgaaattacGGTAGCCCTTAATTTCCATCAGGCATGTTA is a window encoding:
- the LOC129739167 gene encoding alpha-2-macroglobulin receptor-associated protein codes for the protein MHRPRKFLMAAVVLLATMVHFSEAAEKAYEKYSKKANVLPDSEIYEPDFRTIQRPFRMAKLNMVWSKAQHRLTEPKLKSLYTELKIQDKEEIAWKQLNSQHKDKEGLKEADLRKKLIGIMSTYDLLEHFDDTLDPEKVKHHKAYSGKVDSGSYKNKSLFKDKKLNRLWEKAESSGFTKEEMDALKEEFEHHQEKIDVYYNLLEQLGEDDGKGENVHENAVNEDEHDKFNEIGNAEDEDGEESNDIQAQQRGINKQNAYLHKSNQLREKHRDIRDNFDRLERIAAKGPNSQDFVEPKVQGLWRVALASNFSADELASLKVELLHYESRLLKLRHMHAEHALSLEKHKNAKHGDKADTHKAMEENIKKQTRKVEKYQEEIEKRIFKHSEL